From a region of the Novipirellula artificiosorum genome:
- the rpsF gene encoding 30S ribosomal protein S6 — protein MAKNTYETLFILDSNHYARDPGGVSKQLEQIVTENGGTVLVNRVWMEQKLAYPIDGHQKGTYWLTYYEAEGDSLVKMARAFTLCEPVVRELTLKLDPRLVEPMLANARGQSFSPSLTSSSDEGSEDAEDGDDSDGADASRDDAVASR, from the coding sequence GTGGCGAAAAACACTTACGAAACGCTATTCATCCTCGATAGCAATCACTACGCTCGCGATCCCGGCGGCGTCAGCAAGCAATTGGAACAGATCGTGACCGAAAACGGGGGTACCGTTTTGGTGAATCGCGTTTGGATGGAGCAGAAACTTGCTTATCCCATCGACGGGCATCAAAAGGGGACCTATTGGTTGACGTATTATGAAGCCGAAGGTGACAGCTTGGTTAAAATGGCTCGCGCCTTTACCTTGTGCGAACCGGTGGTCCGAGAGTTGACGTTGAAATTGGATCCGCGATTGGTCGAACCGATGTTGGCCAATGCTCGGGGGCAATCGTTTAGCCCGTCTTTGACATCTTCGAGCGACGAAGGTTCGGAGGATGCGGAGGATGGCGATGACTCGGACGGGGCGGATGCCTCGAGAGACGACGCGGTTGCCTCGCGGTAG